Proteins encoded in a region of the Triplophysa rosa linkage group LG14, Trosa_1v2, whole genome shotgun sequence genome:
- the gpr184 gene encoding G protein-coupled receptor 184, giving the protein MQVVMNATLNMSNNSSCVIMTQSASHLLMSINIIAFILGILFNLVTIGPIIQQICRKNILGIYLFGLSISDLLYILTMPLWIYYFANNHKWMLSQEMCSLAGFFYYSNLYISIFLLCWISIDRCLAITFPLRVQSFRRRRYAWMICGLVYVFVMAIHCLILYLDEVSDPLDDSEKRCYETFPMTRRIALFNLIRVGIGFLLPLVVITVCYCLIPSKVQQSTGVDEHGKRKVRLLSMGVIGIFSFCFAPYHIILLLRSIAFFSVGAEKSCYFEQVMYLPFTCSLALSSLNSVVDPVLYVLASNGVREDMRLYCCKKKLRQGTGSPLVDSKWRTRVTHLT; this is encoded by the exons ATGCAG GTGGTTATGAACGCGACGCTCAACATGTCAAACAATTCATCGTGTGTCATTATGACCCAGTCGGCAAGTCACCTGCTGATGTCCATCAACATCATCGCCTTCATTCTGGGGATACTGTTCAACTTGGTCACCATCGGTCCCATCATTCAGCAGATCTGCAGAAAGAACATTTTGGGCATCTACCTATTCGGTCTGTCCATCTCCGATCTCCTCTACATCCTCACCATGCCTCTGTGGATCTATTATTTTGCCAACAACCACAAATGGATGCTCAGCCAGGAAATGTGCAGCCTTGCGGGCTTCTTTTACTACTCCAACCTGTACATCAGCATCTTTCTCCTTTGCTGGATCTCCATCGATCGCTGCCTGGCCATCACCTTCCCACTGCGTGTCCAATCCTTCCGGCGCCGACGCTATGCCTGGATGATCTGCGGGCTGgtttatgtttttgtcatgGCCATACATTGTCTGATACTGTACTTGGACGAAGTGTCGGATCCGCTGGACGACAGCGAGAAGAGATGCTATGAGACCTTTCCGATGACGAGACGCATCGCCCTCTTTAACCTGATACGTGTGGGCATCGGTTTCTTGTTGCCTCTTGTGGTCATCACGGTCTGCTACTGTTTGATCCCAAGCAAGGTGCAACAAAGCACGGGGGTGGACGAGCACGGCAAACGCAAAGTGAGACTGCTGTCTATGGGAGTCATTGGTATTTTCTCTTTCTGCTTTGCGCCGTACCATATTATTCTGCTGCTACGATCCATCGCCTTCTTCTCAGTGGGGGCTGAAAAAAGTTGCTACTTTGAACAAGTGATGTATTTGCCTTTCACTTGTTCTCTAGCTCTGTCCAGTCTAAACAGCGTGGTTGACCCGGTGCTCTATGTGCTCGCCAGCAACGGTGTGAGGGAGGACATGCGCTTATACTGTTGCAAAAAAAAGCTGAGACAAGGGACGGGAAGCCCTCTCGTTGATTCAAAATGGAGGACCAGAGTAACACATTTGACTTAA